In Burkholderia lata, the DNA window ACAGAACATTCTTCTGCCGTTTTGCGCATGGCCGGGCCGGTGCCGTGAGCGCTGTTGCATGAGATTGAATCATCAATCGATTCCCACAATGAATTTGTGTAGTTAATCGCCAACCCGGACAATGGCGCCATCCGCGCGCGCGACGCGCATCTCCGTCGTTTCCGAATCGAGTTCCCGATGGCCCGTCCCCGTTTTCTTCCCGACAACTTCACGCTCGCGCTCGTCGGCACCGTCGTGCTCGCGAGCCTCCTGCCGTGCCGCGGCCCGGCCGCTCACGCGTTCAACTGGGCAACCAACATTGCCGTCGGCCTGCTGTTCTTCCTGCACGGCGCGAAGCTGTCGCGTGAAGCCGTCGTCGCGGGTGCGACGCACTGGCGGCTGCACGCGGTCGTGCTGCTCAGCACGTTCGCGCTGTTCCCGCTGCTCGGCCTTGCGCTGAAACCCGTGCTGCAGCCGCTCGTCACGCCGACGCTGTATGCGGGTGTGCTGTTCCTGTGCACGCTGCCGTCGACGGTCCAGTCGTCGATCGCGTTCACGTCGATCGCGAAGGGCAACGTGCCGGCCGCCGTGTGCGCGGCCTCCGCGTCGAGCCTGCTCGGGATCTTCGTCACGCCGGCGCTCGTCGGGCTGATGATCACGTCGCAGTCGGCGGCCGCCGCGTCGCCGTGGAGCACCGTCGGCAGCATCGTGATGCAGCTGCTCGTGCCGTTCATCGCCGGCCAGTTGCTGCGGCCCGTGATCGGCGGCTGGATCGACCGCAACCGCGGCGTGCTGCGCTTCGTCGACCAGGGCTCGATCCTGCTCGTCGTCTACGTCGCCTTCAGCGAGGCCGTCAACGAAGGCCTGTGGCACCAGATCCCGCCGCGCGCGCTCGGCGGCCTGCTCGTCGTCAACCTCGTGCTGCTCGCGATCGCGCTGTTGCTGACCGCGTTCGTCAGCAAGCGGCTCGGCTTCAACCGCGCCGACCAGATCACGATCATCTTCTGCGGGTCGAAGAAGAGCCTCGCGGCCGGCGTGCCGATGGCGAAGGTGATCTTCTCGGCGAACGCGGTCGGCGCGATCGTGCTGCCGCTGATGCTGTTCCACCAGATCCAGCTGATGGCGTGCGCGGCGCTCGCGCAGCGCTGGGGGGCGCGCGACATGAGCGGCGAGCACGACGAGGGCGACGCGACGTCGGCGCCCGGCGCGCTGAGCGCAGGCAAGCGCTGACGATCCAGGGCGACGGGACGGCCAGCGAGTGGTGCCGTCCCGGTGTTTCCGCTTTTCCGCTTTTCCGCTTTTCCGCTTTTCCGCTTTTCCGCTTTTCCGCTTTTCCGCCTTTTCGCCTTTTCGCCTTTTCGCCTTTTCGCCTTTTCGCCTTTTCGCCTTTTCGCCTTTCCGCCTTCCGCCTCCCCCCTTCCCAATACACACCGATGTGCCCCAGGCGCGATGCACCAGCAGCGCCCATCGCGTCACGAAATCTTCATTCAATTCTCCGCGAGCGATGCCGTTAAGTCGGGCGTCCTGTCGATTCGGCTGCCCTCGCCCATGCCCGCGCCCCACCCCGACTCCGCTGCCGCCAGCATCACGCGCCTGATCGCGGATCGCGCGCTCGCCGCCGTCTTCCAGCCGATCGTCGATCTCGGGTCGGGAACGGTCGTCGGATACGAGGGCCTGATACGCGGCCCGCGCGGCACCGACCTCGAGCCGCCCGTCGCGCTGTTCGCGCAGGCCGCGCGCGAAGGCGAAACCCTCGCGCTCGAACAGGCAGCCGCGCTCACCTGCCTCGACGCGTTCGCGGCACTCGGCTGCGACGGCAAGCTGTTCCTCAATTTCAGCGCCGGGACGATCCTGAAGCTCGCCAGCGAACGCGAGCGCGTACGCCAGCTCCTCGTCCGCGCGCGGATCGCCGCCGAGCGCATCGTGATCGAGCTGACCGAGCAGAACGCGATTCCCGACGTCGCCCACATCGGGCCGGCCGTCGCGTCGCTGCGCGACGCCGGCGTCCAGTTCGCGCTCGACGACTACGGCACCGCGAACGCGAGCATGAACCTGTGGCTGCGCCTGCATCCGGACGTCGTGAAGATCGACCGCTTCTTCATCCACGACATCGCCCGCGACCCGCTCAAGTTCGAAGCCGTGAAGGCGATGCAGCACTTCGCTCAGGCGAGCGGCGCGCAACTGATCGCGGAAGGCATC includes these proteins:
- a CDS encoding bile acid:sodium symporter family protein, encoding MARPRFLPDNFTLALVGTVVLASLLPCRGPAAHAFNWATNIAVGLLFFLHGAKLSREAVVAGATHWRLHAVVLLSTFALFPLLGLALKPVLQPLVTPTLYAGVLFLCTLPSTVQSSIAFTSIAKGNVPAAVCAASASSLLGIFVTPALVGLMITSQSAAAASPWSTVGSIVMQLLVPFIAGQLLRPVIGGWIDRNRGVLRFVDQGSILLVVYVAFSEAVNEGLWHQIPPRALGGLLVVNLVLLAIALLLTAFVSKRLGFNRADQITIIFCGSKKSLAAGVPMAKVIFSANAVGAIVLPLMLFHQIQLMACAALAQRWGARDMSGEHDEGDATSAPGALSAGKR